The following are encoded in a window of Diorhabda sublineata isolate icDioSubl1.1 chromosome 5, icDioSubl1.1, whole genome shotgun sequence genomic DNA:
- the LOC130444760 gene encoding hrp65 protein-like: MQAENKPDTTNIEVTTSTNDTTANVQDKPSVFQRAENHGGNEGTGERFGRGGRFGGPRGGGGGGGSGSNQRGGRNFEQRRGGNRGGYRGGRNVKTEGEGGEGGYGFDNRDDHSGGGMRGPRGGMRGPEDKFLERLNQIRGPTYDLPPLDFTEKKFNGRNRLYIGNIGSEVTEEELVELFKPYGEIAEVFVNKDKNFGFVKVDYHCNAEKAKRELDGTVVKSRTLKIRFAPNSASVKVKNLTPYVSNELLHYAFSIFGEVERATVCVDERGKTTGEAIIDYARKGSALHAIRRCSEGCFFLTGSLQPAIVESFDVVDDIDGYPERNINKKNPEFSNEREQGPRFAAPGSFENEYGMRWKQLYDLHAQKEEALKKEFDLEKEKLIAQMEYAKYEHETEMLRNQLRAREMDKDRQKREWEMKQRQVEEERMRAEELRRRSQEHLESRLSVQDELRRKQQENNLFMQAHNLNSILDQQEHVYDTPIEYSKDSQGDNVTMDPKSFMSSYERHSGNRFERDVSRQESSNRGGGHWVNDSRHADDLPSKRRRF; the protein is encoded by the exons ATGCAAGCTGAAAATAAACCTGATACTACTAATATTGAAGTTACAACTTCTACGAATGATACTACTGCAAATGTTCAAGATAAACCAAGCGTTTTCCAACGAGCAGAAAACCATGGCGGCAATGAAGGGACCGGCGAAAGATTTGGACGTGGTGGAAGATTCGGTGGCCCCAGAGGAGGAGGCGGCGGGGGCGGCTCCGGTTcg AATCAGAGAGGTGGCAGAAACTTTGAACAAAGAAGAGGTGGTAACCGTGGAGGTTATAGAGGTGGAAGAAATGTGAAAACTGAGGGTGAGGGTGGAGAAGGTGGGTATGGGTTTGATAATAGAGATGACCATAGTGGGGGTGGAATGAGGGGACCAAGAGGTGGAATGAGAGGACCTGAAGACAAATTCTTGGAAAGATTAAACCAAATTAGAGGACCTACTTATGATTTACCTCCACTAGATTTcacagaaaaaaagtttaatggACGAAACAGATTATACATAGGTAATATTGGATCAGAAGTAACGGAAGAAGAATTAGTTGAACTTTTTAAACCCTATGGTGAAATAGCTGAAGTTTTTGTGAATAAAGATAAAAACTTTGGTTTTGTCAAAGTAGATTATCATTGCAATGCAGAGAAGGCAAAAAGGGAACTTGATGGCACTGTTGTTAAGTCTCGTACTTTGAAAATAAGATTTGCTCCTAATTCAGCTTCAGTTAAAGTTAAAAATCTTACTCCTTATGTTTCCAATGAATTGCTGCACTATGCCTTTTCTATTTTTGGAGAG GTTGAGAGAGCAACTGTGTGTGTTGATGAGAGAGGAAAAACCACAGGAGAAGCTATCATTGATTATGCTCGCAAGGGATCTGCCCTACATGCTATTAGAAGGTGTTCAGAAGGTTGTTTCTTCTTAACTGGTTCTCTACAACCTGCGATTGTAGAGTCTTTTGATGTGGTAGATGACATTGATGGATATCCAGAGAGAAACATTAACAAGAAGAATCCAGAATTTTCAAATGAGAGGGAACAAGGTCCAAGATTCGCTGCTCCTGGCTCTTTTGAGAACGAGTACGGTATGAGATGGAAACAATTGTATGATCTACATGCACAAAAAGAAGAAGCTCTTAAGAAAGAATTTGatctagaaaaagaaaaattaatagctCAAATGGAATATGCTAAATATGAGCATGAAACTGAAATGCTTAGAAATCAATTGAGAGCTAGAGAAATGGACAAAGATAGACAGAAGAGAGAGTGGGAAATGAAGCAGAGGCAGGTGGAAGAAGAAAGAATGAGAGCTGAAGAACTGAGGAGAAGATCTCAAGAACATTTGGAATCGAGACTATCCGTTCAAGATGAATTAAGAAGGAAACAACAAGAAAATAACCTTTTCATGCAAGCACACAATTTGAATTCTATTCTAGATCAACAAGAGCATGTTTATGATACGCCAATCGAATATAGTAAAGATT ctCAAGGGGATAATGTAACAATG GATCCAAAATCGTTCATGAGTTCGTATGAGCGCCACAGTGGCAATCGCTTTGAACGCGACGTATCACGTCAAGAAAGTAGTAACCGAGGCGGCGGACATTGGGTCAACGATAGTCGACACGCTGATGATTTGCCTAGTAAAAGACGTcgattttaa